One region of Oryza sativa Japonica Group chromosome 5, ASM3414082v1 genomic DNA includes:
- the LOC9268669 gene encoding nuclear transcription factor Y subunit B-3 yields MADGPGSPGGGGGSHESGSPRGGGGGGGGGGGGGGVREQDRFLPIANISRIMKKAIPANGKIAKDAKETVQECVSEFISFITSEASDKCQREKRKTINGDDLLWAMATLGFEDYIEPLKVYLQKYREMEGDSKLTAKAGDGSVKKDVLGSHGGSSSSAQGMGQQAAYNQGMGYMQPQYHNGDVSN; encoded by the exons ATGGCGGATGGGCCGGGGAGCccggggggaggaggggggagccACGAGAGCGGGAGCccgagggggggagggggaggagggggaggtgggggtgggggtgggggggtgaGGGAGCAGGACAGGTTCCTCCCCATCGCCAACATCAGCCGCATCATGAAGAAGGCCATCCCGGCCAACGGGAAGATCGCCAAGGACGCCAAGGAGACCGTGCAGGAGTGCGTCTCCGAGTTCATCTCCTTCATCACCAGCGA GGCGAGCGATAAATGCCAGAGGGAGAAGCGCAAGACCATCAACGGCGACGACTTGCTGTGGGCGATGGCCACGCTGGGCTTCGAGGACTACATCGAGCCCCTCAAGGTCTACCTGCAGAAGTACAGAGAG ATGGAG GGTGATAGTAAATTAACTGCAAAGGCTGGTGATGGCTCTGTGAAAAAGGATGTACTTGGTTCTCATGGAGGAAGCAGTTCAAGTGCCCAAGGG ATGGGCCAACAAGCAGCATACAATCAAGGAATGGGTTATATGCAACCTCAG
- the LOC4339037 gene encoding E3 ubiquitin-protein ligase UPL4 isoform X1, with protein sequence MDRCRKRPDSDPGAPGEADEEHPADKRPCTAEPSTSAAVAPEGEAAAAERACSDMDTSSSGHAGDGEADGDGDGEGEGDGDDDGDGDGGSSCESDGGGSPRRCGGGGRFQRMVAAVAADGAEEGAVVAALTELCEALSFCGEDVGGYFPTDAAARALVRLVGGGADGAPAAAASPDVMLLSVRAITYLCDAMPRAADAVVRHGLLPLLCSRLLAIEYLDVAEQCLQAFEKISQRQPTPCLQAGMITAVLTYIDFFSASIQRVAVSAAANACKKVPKDCSQFVMDSVPVLCNLLQSEDKMVVEKVASCLINIVDSFSSSVELLDMFCHQGVIEKVLPLINTGGLTSLSPSTCSNLIGLLAKLACNSLVAVKSLFELNVGNTISRILVTSDLSHGMPYLPLENQSNQVNEALKLANQLIPSAARDVEDTQMVLAKEKIIVDEPRFLCQFSMEILPVLIKAVNSGANSYICYGCASIVKNICYFSKPEMLQELLKDANIPSFLAGLLSRKDHHVLFSSLKLIEILMQKLPDAYLGSFIKEGVVYAVEALLMQEDCSKSTNLSDEAQQSENQPIIRNKPTCFCYAFDYPRSDAAETRTCMIGKGNLFTFARHVKTTYFTTEAVNSEMGLTEILQKLKTCCAVLNDSADKSLNRDNIQNEEHLTDILSEVMMELHGGETMTTFEFLESGLIKSLSNYLSNGKYLQLERIPNDYNTEHFLAVLKRFQSFTQISFSRMEQGWGDMLLTLLVRKLQNALTSLDNFPVIMSHNFKPRNNISDIPTRHSTITPCIRVRFKKDEDQTNLSSYDNVVNLEISSLLHTIEEFLWPKICTGTSNQKPESSANGTASENKYPEDDLQERYSSPESSPPPEGVIIGNQSPSVEPGSNKGPSSSGAGQQETNTSDHAAQPKLLFSLKGKELDQSVTLYQSILQDQINAGSDIILDNQFWRIVHDVTYRTATNPEIDDPLKYSSCATTPAHPDKAGYICQTLPFFTSLLLGKLPCKLDRSSPSYDILFMLKVLEGLNRYSFHLVSDERNRAFVHGSITDLDDLKVDVSVVPQQEFVSAKLTDKLEQQMHDPLVLRSRCLPLWCTELMSACPFLFSFEARWKYFQLTAFGSLTPQHGNMMDTSGSGVMTERVPSFSRKKFKVDRDNILVSAAKVMQSHARSNAMLEVEYEEEVGTGLGPTMEFYTLISHEFQKSGLGMWRGELSGEAGLDNVHGGSVFVVAPNGLFPKPWSTHVDCSSFSEVNKQFHLLGQVVAKAVKDNRILDIPFSKAFYRLILGQELNIYDIHSFDPELAMTLMEFKALAARRKYLESSSSGDCKSTSDLSYRGCRIEDLAIEFALPGYPEYVLSLENSLDNVSADNLEQYVSFVVDATIRSGIARQLEAFKSGFNEVFPLSMLQVFSEDELERLLCGEQDTWDFAKLVDHIKFDHGYTSSSPPVINLLEVIQEFEGHQRRAFLQFITGSPRLPPGGLAALNPKLTVVRKQHNSNEADDDLPSVMTCANYLKLPPYSSKDKMREKLLYAITEGQGSFHLS encoded by the exons ATGGATCGCTGCCGGAAGCGGCCCGACTCCGACCCTGGCGCTCCCGGCGAGGCGGACGAGGAGCACCCCGCCGATAAGCGCCCCTGCACTGCCGAGCCGTCGacctcggcggcggtggcgccggagggggaggcggcggcggcggagcgcgccTGCTCGGATATGGACACATCATCGTCTGGACACGCAGGGGATGGGGAAgcggatggggatggggatggggaaggggaaggggatggTGACGATGATGGGGATGGGGACGGGGGGTCGTCGTGCGAGtcggatgggggagggagcccGAGGAGGTGCGGCGGGGGAGGGAGGTTCCagcggatggtggcggcggtggcggcggacggcgcggaggagggggcggtggtggcggcgctgacGGAGCTCTGCGAGGCGCTCTCCTTCTGCGGGGAGGACGTCGGGGGATACTTCCCGACGGACGCCGCGGCGCGGGCGCTGGTGCGGCTGGTcgggggcggcgccgatggcgcgccggcggcggcggcgagccccgACGTGATGCTGCTCTCCGTGCGCGCCATCACGTACCTCTGCGACGCGatgccgcgcgccgccgacgccgtcgtccgCCACGGCCTGCTCCCCCTGCTCTGCTCCCGTCTCCTCGCCATCGAGTACCTTGATGTCGCTGAGCAG TGCTTGCAAGCATTCGAGAAGATATCGCAGAGGCAGCCGACGCCGTGCTTGCAGGCTGGCATGATCACTGCTGTGCTCACGTACATTGACTTCTTCTCTGCAAGTATCCAG AGGGTTGCGGTCTCAGCTGCTGCGAATGCCTGTAAGAAGGTCCCCAAAGATTGCTCCCAATTTGTGATGGATTCTGTGCCAGTGTTGTGTAATCTACTGCAGTCTGAGGACAAGATG GTAGTGGAGAAGGTTGCAAGTTGCTTGATAAACATCGTGGATTCATTTAGTAGTTCAGTGGAGCTTCTCGACATGTTCTGTCACCAGGGTGTGATAGAGAAAGTCCTGCCTCTGATCAATACTGGCGGGCTAACTTCTCTTAGCCCATCAACATGCAGT AACTTGATTGGGCTTCTCGCCAAGCTAGCCTGCAATTCACTTGTGGCTGTGAAGTCTCTCTTTGAGCTGAATGTTGGTAACACCATAAGCAGAATTCTGGTTACTTCAGATCTCTCACATGGCATGCCTTACCTGCCTTTGGAAAACCAAAGCAACCAG GTCAATGAAGCTTTGAAATTAGCAAACCAACTTATTCCTTCTGCAGCAAGAGATGTTGAAGATACCCAGATGGtacttgcaaaagaaaaaataattgtaGATGAACCAAGGTTTTTGTGTCAGTTCTCTATGGAGATTCTTCCTGTCTTGATCAAG GCAGTCAACTCTGGTGCAAATTCATACATTTGCTATGGATGTGCTTCAATTGTAAAAAACATCTGTTATTTCAGTAAACCTGAAATGCTTCAAGAGTTGCTCAAGGATGCGAACATACCAAG TTTCTTGGCTGGTTTATTGTCTCGGAAGGATCATCATGTGCTATTCTCATCACTAAAGCTTATCGAAATTCTCATGCAAAAGCTTCCTGATGCTTACCTTGGATCCTTTATCAAGGAAGGTGTTGTCTATGCAGTTGAGGCTCTTCTTATGCAAGAAGATTGTTCAAAGTCTACTAATCTCTCAGATGAAGCACAACAATCAGAGAATCAGCCTATCATAAGAAATAAGCCTACATGTTTCTGCTATGCATTTGATTATCCCAGATCTGATGCTGCTGAAACAAGGACTTGCATGATTGGAAAGGGCAACCTTTTTACTTTCGCAAGGCATGTGAAGACAACCTATTTCACTACCGAAGCAGTGAACTCTGAGATGGGTTTGACAGAGATTTTGCAAAAGCTCAAAACTTGCTGCGCAGTTCTGAACGATTCTGCTGATAAGTCATTAAACCGAGACAATATACAAAATGAAGAGCACTTGACTGACATTTTAAGTGAGGTGATGATGGAGCTTCATGGGGGAGAAACAATGACTACCTTTGAATTTCTTGAGAGTGGATTGATCAAATCCTTGTCTAACTATCTCTCCAATGGCAAGTACCTCCAATTGGAGAGAATCCCAAATGATTACAATACTGAACATTTTCTTGCCGTGCTAAAAAGGTTTCAGTCATTTACTCAGATATCTTTTTCAAGAATGGAGCAGGGCTGGGGTGATATGCTCTTGACACTGTTAGTAAGGAAACTGCAGAATGCTCTTACTTCTCTTGACAACTTCCCAGTGATAATGAGCCATAATTTCAAGCCGAGGAACAATATTTCAGATATCCCTACTAGGCACTCAACGATTACTCCATGTATCCGAGTTCGATTTAAGAAGGATGAAGATCAAACCAACTTGTCGAGCTATGATAATGTTGTTAATTTGGAGATCTCTTCCTTGTTGCACACTATTGAAGAGTTCTTGTGGCCCAAAATTTGTACAGGCACAAGCAATCAGAAGCCTGAATCATCGGCCAATGGTACTGCTTCTGAAAACAAATATCCTGAAGATGACCTCCAGGAAAGATATTCCTCACCCGAATCATCCCCTCCACCAGAG GGTGTTATAATAGGAAATCAAAGTCCATCTGTAGAACCAGGCTCAAATAAAGGGCCTTCGTCATCTG GTGCAGGCCAACAAGAGACAAACACAAGTGATCATGCTGCGCAACCAAAATTGTTATTTAGCTTGAAAGGAAAAGAGCTTGACCAATCTGTTACTCTGTATCAATCAATCCTGCAGGATCAGATTAATGCAGGTTCTGACATAATATTGGACAACCAGTTTTGGCGCATTGTGCATGATGTAACATATAGAACGGCTACAAACCCAGAAATTGATGATCCTCTTAAGTATTCATCTTGTGCAACAACACCAGCACATCCCGATAAAGCTGGATATATTTGTCAGACGCTCCCTTTCTTCACTAGCCTGTTGCTTGGCAAACTTCCTTGCAAACTTGACAGATCAAGTCCATCATATGACATATTGTTTATGCTAAAAGTTCTAGAGGGGTTGAACCGATACTCTTTTCACCTCGTCTCTGATGAGAGAAACCGTGCTTTTGTACATGGAAGCATAACTGACCTTGATGATCTGAAAGTTGATGTTTCTGTAGTTCCACAGCAGGAGTTTGTCAGTGCTAAATTGACAGATAAACTGGAGCAACAGATGCATGATCCCTTGGTTTTAAGGTCTCGTTGCCTGCCTTTATGGTGCACTGAACTGATGTCTGCATGTCccttcttgttttcttttgaggCAAGATGGAAGTATTTCCAGCTGACAGCATTTGGTTCTTTGACCCCACAACATGGGAATATGATGGATACAAGTGGCAGTGGTGTAATGACAGAAAGGGTGCCTTCCTTCTCACGGAAAAAGTTCAAAGTTGATCGCGACAATATACTTGTTTCTGCTGCTAAAGTGATGCAATCACATGCTCGGAGTAATGCAATGCTTGAAGTAGAATATGAAGAGGAAGTAGGCACAGGCTTGGGTCCTACGATGGAATTCTATACATTGATAAGTCATGAGTTTCAGAAGTCTGGTTTAGGCATGTGGAGAGGGGAGCTCTCCGGCGAAGCTGGCCTGGATAATGTTCATGGTGGTTCTGTATTTGTGGTTGCCCCTAATGGACTTTTTCCTAAACCATGGTCCACCCATGTGGATTGTTCTTCCTTCTCAGAAGTGAATAAACAGTTCCACCTCCTTGGTCAGGTCGTTGCAAAGGCAGTTAAAGACAACAGAATTCTCGACATTCCATTTTCTAAAGCATTTTACAGGCTTATACTAGGACAG GAACTTAATATATATGACATTCACTCATTTGATCCTGAACTAGCAATGACCCTTATGGAGTTTAAAGCACTTGCTGCTCGGAGAAAATATTTAGAATCAAGTTCAAGTGGGGACTGCAAGAGTACATCTGATTTGTCTTATCGAGGTTGCAGGATTGAGGATCTTGCTATTGAGTTCGCTCTTCCAGGATATCCAGAATATGTTCTTTCTTTAGAAAATAGCTTGGATAAT GTAAGTGCTGACAATTTAGAACAGTATGTTTCTTTTGTTGTTGATGCAACAATTAGAAGTGGAATTGCAAGACAGCTGGAAGCTTTTAAGTCAGGATTCAATGAG GTATTTCCATTAAGCATGCTCCAGGTCTTCTCAGAGGATGAGCTGGAGCGATTACTCTGCGGTGAACAAGATACGTGGGAT TTTGCGAAACTTGTGGATCATATAAAGTTTGATCATGGCTACACTTCCAGCAGCCCTCCTGTCATTAAT TTGTTGGAGGTTATACAGGAGTTTGAAGGCCATCAACGCAGAGCTTTCTTGCAATTTATAACAGGTTCACCTCGACTCCCACCGGGTGGGTTAGCTGCGCTAAATCCGAAGTTGACGGTTGTCCGAAAG CAGCATAACAGCAACGAGGCTGATGATGACCTTCCGAGTGTGATGACTTGTGCTAATTATCTAAAGTTACCCCCCTATTCTTCCAAG GACAAGATGAGGGAGAAACTACTCTACGCGATTACGGAAGGTCAGGGGTCCTTCCACTTATCTTGA
- the LOC4339037 gene encoding E3 ubiquitin-protein ligase UPL4 isoform X2 has product MDRCRKRPDSDPGAPGEADEEHPADKRPCTAEPSTSAAVAPEGEAAAAERACSDMDTSSSGHAGDGEADGDGDGEGEGDGDDDGDGDGGSSCESDGGGSPRRCGGGGRFQRMVAAVAADGAEEGAVVAALTELCEALSFCGEDVGGYFPTDAAARALVRLVGGGADGAPAAAASPDVMLLSVRAITYLCDAMPRAADAVVRHGLLPLLCSRLLAIEYLDVAEQCLQAFEKISQRQPTPCLQAGMITAVLTYIDFFSASIQRVAVSAAANACKKVPKDCSQFVMDSVPVLCNLLQSEDKMVVEKVASCLINIVDSFSSSVELLDMFCHQGVIEKVLPLINTGGLTSLSPSTCSNLIGLLAKLACNSLVAVKSLFELNVGNTISRILVTSDLSHGMPYLPLENQSNQVNEALKLANQLIPSAARDVEDTQMVLAKEKIIVDEPRFLCQFSMEILPVLIKAVNSGANSYICYGCASIVKNICYFSKPEMLQELLKDANIPSFLAGLLSRKDHHVLFSSLKLIEILMQKLPDAYLGSFIKEGVVYAVEALLMQEDCSKSTNLSDEAQQSENQPIIRNKPTCFCYAFDYPRSDAAETRTCMIGKGNLFTFARHVKTTYFTTEAVNSEMGLTEILQKLKTCCAVLNDSADKSLNRDNIQNEEHLTDILSEVMMELHGGETMTTFEFLESGLIKSLSNYLSNGKYLQLERIPNDYNTEHFLAVLKRFQSFTQISFSRMEQGWGDMLLTLLVRKLQNALTSLDNFPVIMSHNFKPRNNISDIPTRHSTITPCIRVRFKKDEDQTNLSSYDNVVNLEISSLLHTIEEFLWPKICTGTSNQKPESSANGTASENKYPEDDLQERYSSPESSPPPEGVIIGNQSPSVEPGSNKGPSSSGAGQQETNTSDHAAQPKLLFSLKGKELDQSVTLYQSILQDQINAGSDIILDNQFWRIVHDVTYRTATNPEIDDPLKYSSCATTPAHPDKAGYICQTLPFFTSLLLGKLPCKLDRSSPSYDILFMLKVLEGLNRYSFHLVSDERNRAFVHGSITDLDDLKVDVSVVPQQEFVSAKLTDKLEQQMHDPLVLRSRCLPLWCTELMSACPFLFSFEARWKYFQLTAFGSLTPQHGNMMDTSGSGVMTERVPSFSRKKFKVDRDNILVSAAKVMQSHARSNAMLEVEYEEEVGTGLGPTMEFYTLISHEFQKSGLGMWRGELSGEAGLDNVHGGSVFVVAPNGLFPKPWSTHVDCSSFSEVNKQFHLLGQVVAKAVKDNRILDIPFSKAFYRLILGQELNIYDIHSFDPELAMTLMEFKALAARRKYLESSSSGDCKSTSDLSYRGCRIEDLAIEFALPGYPEYVLSLENSLDNVSADNLEQYVSFVVDATIRSGIARQLEAFKSGFNEVFPLSMLQVFSEDELERLLCGEQDTWDFAKLVDHIKFDHGYTSSSPPVINLLEVIQEFEGHQRRAFLQFITGSPRLPPGGLAALNPKLTVVRKHNSNEADDDLPSVMTCANYLKLPPYSSKDKMREKLLYAITEGQGSFHLS; this is encoded by the exons ATGGATCGCTGCCGGAAGCGGCCCGACTCCGACCCTGGCGCTCCCGGCGAGGCGGACGAGGAGCACCCCGCCGATAAGCGCCCCTGCACTGCCGAGCCGTCGacctcggcggcggtggcgccggagggggaggcggcggcggcggagcgcgccTGCTCGGATATGGACACATCATCGTCTGGACACGCAGGGGATGGGGAAgcggatggggatggggatggggaaggggaaggggatggTGACGATGATGGGGATGGGGACGGGGGGTCGTCGTGCGAGtcggatgggggagggagcccGAGGAGGTGCGGCGGGGGAGGGAGGTTCCagcggatggtggcggcggtggcggcggacggcgcggaggagggggcggtggtggcggcgctgacGGAGCTCTGCGAGGCGCTCTCCTTCTGCGGGGAGGACGTCGGGGGATACTTCCCGACGGACGCCGCGGCGCGGGCGCTGGTGCGGCTGGTcgggggcggcgccgatggcgcgccggcggcggcggcgagccccgACGTGATGCTGCTCTCCGTGCGCGCCATCACGTACCTCTGCGACGCGatgccgcgcgccgccgacgccgtcgtccgCCACGGCCTGCTCCCCCTGCTCTGCTCCCGTCTCCTCGCCATCGAGTACCTTGATGTCGCTGAGCAG TGCTTGCAAGCATTCGAGAAGATATCGCAGAGGCAGCCGACGCCGTGCTTGCAGGCTGGCATGATCACTGCTGTGCTCACGTACATTGACTTCTTCTCTGCAAGTATCCAG AGGGTTGCGGTCTCAGCTGCTGCGAATGCCTGTAAGAAGGTCCCCAAAGATTGCTCCCAATTTGTGATGGATTCTGTGCCAGTGTTGTGTAATCTACTGCAGTCTGAGGACAAGATG GTAGTGGAGAAGGTTGCAAGTTGCTTGATAAACATCGTGGATTCATTTAGTAGTTCAGTGGAGCTTCTCGACATGTTCTGTCACCAGGGTGTGATAGAGAAAGTCCTGCCTCTGATCAATACTGGCGGGCTAACTTCTCTTAGCCCATCAACATGCAGT AACTTGATTGGGCTTCTCGCCAAGCTAGCCTGCAATTCACTTGTGGCTGTGAAGTCTCTCTTTGAGCTGAATGTTGGTAACACCATAAGCAGAATTCTGGTTACTTCAGATCTCTCACATGGCATGCCTTACCTGCCTTTGGAAAACCAAAGCAACCAG GTCAATGAAGCTTTGAAATTAGCAAACCAACTTATTCCTTCTGCAGCAAGAGATGTTGAAGATACCCAGATGGtacttgcaaaagaaaaaataattgtaGATGAACCAAGGTTTTTGTGTCAGTTCTCTATGGAGATTCTTCCTGTCTTGATCAAG GCAGTCAACTCTGGTGCAAATTCATACATTTGCTATGGATGTGCTTCAATTGTAAAAAACATCTGTTATTTCAGTAAACCTGAAATGCTTCAAGAGTTGCTCAAGGATGCGAACATACCAAG TTTCTTGGCTGGTTTATTGTCTCGGAAGGATCATCATGTGCTATTCTCATCACTAAAGCTTATCGAAATTCTCATGCAAAAGCTTCCTGATGCTTACCTTGGATCCTTTATCAAGGAAGGTGTTGTCTATGCAGTTGAGGCTCTTCTTATGCAAGAAGATTGTTCAAAGTCTACTAATCTCTCAGATGAAGCACAACAATCAGAGAATCAGCCTATCATAAGAAATAAGCCTACATGTTTCTGCTATGCATTTGATTATCCCAGATCTGATGCTGCTGAAACAAGGACTTGCATGATTGGAAAGGGCAACCTTTTTACTTTCGCAAGGCATGTGAAGACAACCTATTTCACTACCGAAGCAGTGAACTCTGAGATGGGTTTGACAGAGATTTTGCAAAAGCTCAAAACTTGCTGCGCAGTTCTGAACGATTCTGCTGATAAGTCATTAAACCGAGACAATATACAAAATGAAGAGCACTTGACTGACATTTTAAGTGAGGTGATGATGGAGCTTCATGGGGGAGAAACAATGACTACCTTTGAATTTCTTGAGAGTGGATTGATCAAATCCTTGTCTAACTATCTCTCCAATGGCAAGTACCTCCAATTGGAGAGAATCCCAAATGATTACAATACTGAACATTTTCTTGCCGTGCTAAAAAGGTTTCAGTCATTTACTCAGATATCTTTTTCAAGAATGGAGCAGGGCTGGGGTGATATGCTCTTGACACTGTTAGTAAGGAAACTGCAGAATGCTCTTACTTCTCTTGACAACTTCCCAGTGATAATGAGCCATAATTTCAAGCCGAGGAACAATATTTCAGATATCCCTACTAGGCACTCAACGATTACTCCATGTATCCGAGTTCGATTTAAGAAGGATGAAGATCAAACCAACTTGTCGAGCTATGATAATGTTGTTAATTTGGAGATCTCTTCCTTGTTGCACACTATTGAAGAGTTCTTGTGGCCCAAAATTTGTACAGGCACAAGCAATCAGAAGCCTGAATCATCGGCCAATGGTACTGCTTCTGAAAACAAATATCCTGAAGATGACCTCCAGGAAAGATATTCCTCACCCGAATCATCCCCTCCACCAGAG GGTGTTATAATAGGAAATCAAAGTCCATCTGTAGAACCAGGCTCAAATAAAGGGCCTTCGTCATCTG GTGCAGGCCAACAAGAGACAAACACAAGTGATCATGCTGCGCAACCAAAATTGTTATTTAGCTTGAAAGGAAAAGAGCTTGACCAATCTGTTACTCTGTATCAATCAATCCTGCAGGATCAGATTAATGCAGGTTCTGACATAATATTGGACAACCAGTTTTGGCGCATTGTGCATGATGTAACATATAGAACGGCTACAAACCCAGAAATTGATGATCCTCTTAAGTATTCATCTTGTGCAACAACACCAGCACATCCCGATAAAGCTGGATATATTTGTCAGACGCTCCCTTTCTTCACTAGCCTGTTGCTTGGCAAACTTCCTTGCAAACTTGACAGATCAAGTCCATCATATGACATATTGTTTATGCTAAAAGTTCTAGAGGGGTTGAACCGATACTCTTTTCACCTCGTCTCTGATGAGAGAAACCGTGCTTTTGTACATGGAAGCATAACTGACCTTGATGATCTGAAAGTTGATGTTTCTGTAGTTCCACAGCAGGAGTTTGTCAGTGCTAAATTGACAGATAAACTGGAGCAACAGATGCATGATCCCTTGGTTTTAAGGTCTCGTTGCCTGCCTTTATGGTGCACTGAACTGATGTCTGCATGTCccttcttgttttcttttgaggCAAGATGGAAGTATTTCCAGCTGACAGCATTTGGTTCTTTGACCCCACAACATGGGAATATGATGGATACAAGTGGCAGTGGTGTAATGACAGAAAGGGTGCCTTCCTTCTCACGGAAAAAGTTCAAAGTTGATCGCGACAATATACTTGTTTCTGCTGCTAAAGTGATGCAATCACATGCTCGGAGTAATGCAATGCTTGAAGTAGAATATGAAGAGGAAGTAGGCACAGGCTTGGGTCCTACGATGGAATTCTATACATTGATAAGTCATGAGTTTCAGAAGTCTGGTTTAGGCATGTGGAGAGGGGAGCTCTCCGGCGAAGCTGGCCTGGATAATGTTCATGGTGGTTCTGTATTTGTGGTTGCCCCTAATGGACTTTTTCCTAAACCATGGTCCACCCATGTGGATTGTTCTTCCTTCTCAGAAGTGAATAAACAGTTCCACCTCCTTGGTCAGGTCGTTGCAAAGGCAGTTAAAGACAACAGAATTCTCGACATTCCATTTTCTAAAGCATTTTACAGGCTTATACTAGGACAG GAACTTAATATATATGACATTCACTCATTTGATCCTGAACTAGCAATGACCCTTATGGAGTTTAAAGCACTTGCTGCTCGGAGAAAATATTTAGAATCAAGTTCAAGTGGGGACTGCAAGAGTACATCTGATTTGTCTTATCGAGGTTGCAGGATTGAGGATCTTGCTATTGAGTTCGCTCTTCCAGGATATCCAGAATATGTTCTTTCTTTAGAAAATAGCTTGGATAAT GTAAGTGCTGACAATTTAGAACAGTATGTTTCTTTTGTTGTTGATGCAACAATTAGAAGTGGAATTGCAAGACAGCTGGAAGCTTTTAAGTCAGGATTCAATGAG GTATTTCCATTAAGCATGCTCCAGGTCTTCTCAGAGGATGAGCTGGAGCGATTACTCTGCGGTGAACAAGATACGTGGGAT TTTGCGAAACTTGTGGATCATATAAAGTTTGATCATGGCTACACTTCCAGCAGCCCTCCTGTCATTAAT TTGTTGGAGGTTATACAGGAGTTTGAAGGCCATCAACGCAGAGCTTTCTTGCAATTTATAACAGGTTCACCTCGACTCCCACCGGGTGGGTTAGCTGCGCTAAATCCGAAGTTGACGGTTGTCCGAAAG CATAACAGCAACGAGGCTGATGATGACCTTCCGAGTGTGATGACTTGTGCTAATTATCTAAAGTTACCCCCCTATTCTTCCAAG GACAAGATGAGGGAGAAACTACTCTACGCGATTACGGAAGGTCAGGGGTCCTTCCACTTATCTTGA